A segment of the Mugil cephalus isolate CIBA_MC_2020 chromosome 13, CIBA_Mcephalus_1.1, whole genome shotgun sequence genome:
GCAAATGATCTTTGTCCCATGACCTCCCACAGCAGGTGTCGGTTAACACTGTTTTAACCAGACAGCCATTATTCATcaaatgtgtctttttcctctcattttttccccagtgGCCAGTCCTCCTCCCGGGCCTATAAGGTAGCAGGACTGGTCCTTTTGGCCTCTGTGCTGATTGTGGGCCAGGTCTTGACCGCCTACTTCGTCTTCAGCCAGGGCAATGACATCAAAGCTCTGGAGAAGCAAAACGTGGAGCTGCAGTCGGACATGACGAAGGGACGATCTGGTGAGGAGGCCTAGTCAACAGTCaagtaaaatgcaaaaacaggAGAGAAATTATCCTGTGAATTTACCAAGATTTATGATATGATCCCCCATCAGTGCTGGGTACAAAGAGACAAACCACGTAATAAaattcctccttcttttttttttcataagtccatagaggaaagaaaatagaaacatgaTCGCCAATCTGAATCTGAGCGATGgattaaagtaaaacaattaGTAGAGTAACCGGTCGGGACATGTCAACTTGCTTTCGTTTGTATCTCTTGGACTTCTGTTGGCATTTTTTCGTGCAGTGTTTTATAACCTCTctctcacatcctgtttctctctctctctctgcctgcagTTGCAGTGCACGTTCCCATGAACGTCCTGCCCGGGCTGATGGACAACACCATGGATGTGGTAAAGACACTAGACTTTTTGCTGCTGACATCAGTGCTTGAGATTAAAGTGTTCCAGATGAGAGAGATTAGGAACTgagttgtttcattttatttgcgAAATCACGTAAGCAGCGAGGTTTATCTGAATTTCTTTTCTAACCAAAGGTAGAGGTGCAGGTATATTCTAAAGATGTGATCAGTAACAATTTCAGCCATTTTCTTGTAAATGACTttattggctgttttttttactgttttctcACTTCTGTGTTGTTGAACTGATTGCCTTGCAGATGTCATCAACTGGAGAGCCCGAATCTGgtatgcatttatttacagtatacaCAACTGGATTACAGTTTGTGATTACACATACTCTATCTCTGCCGTCATATGTCCTTTTAAAGTTATTATTCACTGTTTTCTCCTGACAAGGTTCggtctcatctcctcctcttttcttccagACACTCCCCTCACCGCCTGCCAGCAGGAGGCCGCCGGTAAGAAGCCGTTGCAGGTGCCAGGTTTTCGCCCTGACTGCGACAGCAACGGTCTCTATCGGCCCCAGCAGTGCTTCGAGCAATACTGCTGGTGTGTGAACCCAGTCACTGGGGATCAGATCCTTGGATCCCAGCGCCAAGGACCAGTCAGCTGCGTCCGAGCTGCCATGCCTGGTAAGACAAGATAACTGCTTATGAAGTCCGACTGAGAGTAGAATGAGGGAATCGCTGCAGAGCTACAAACcagtgtgtttttcctgcttctatATAATGTGGTTCAAATACTTCAAGTCAAGGTTTATTGGAGCAATCGCTACGTTGGTCTATGGgacattctgtttctatattGCAGAGTACAAATAAAAATTTGTTTTACTGTTGGTTTCGCCTCAAAAGTAGTTAATTTCGCATTTGTAGTCGTTGTCTCACAATCCCTCAGAGAAAGAATTTTActttgacctcctgagacctgagctttagtttggtatgcgtttttaatttctccatatCTCCTTATTTATAATCTATAAAAAGCTAAgcgtcatctttgaacaggaagtcatttttggaagaaaaaaaaatgtcctcatgtgtggacacggggatcattgcactcaatattataataaagtcacaaatatgtgacaaaatgtCAACCTGTTCATTCTCATGTCTGACCATGGCTGTGCAAAAGTTGAATTGCATATAATGAAGTCCCATCGTCCTCAATCGACCACTTGCTAATTACAAAGTTATAGTTCGTTGCTAATGATAGAACTTGCATGTTGAACTAGAAAACTAAATAAGcaggatgcagggtctcaggaggttaaaatgttaaagaagcTTGTGATGGTCTGTGGAGCTTCCCAGCAATCTAACTAAAAGATGCTCACTATTTCCCCTTTTGAATTAGTAATACAGACTCCTGCCACCTGCTGAGCTGTGAGCTATTCTCAATTCTTGTACCGCTCCAGTACTAAGTATGCATCTGACCAAGTACGGTCCAATTTCCTGGATGGGTTCTTGCCCCGCCCATTTCATCGAGGAGGCTGTGCTTCGGAGCTGAACTGAAGTTTTAGCCACTTTGTACTGAAAAACCTCCCACATGAGCCGTTGGTTATGGTCCTTGCAGCGCGTTCAAGTGCCGCTTTTTCTTCCAGACACAGATGACAAAAGTTGATTTCGCaatctgcatttgtttttgataCATACACCTTTGATGATGGTTTAGATCGCCCCTACCTCAACGTGTGTGGGTTACTGCTACTACATTACTACTGCATActgattataaaatgtaaaacatttctaTTGTAAGCTACAGTACAATGTCACTGATATTCAAACTTCTGTGTTTGCAGGCAGAATGAACATGTTGACTCTGGACACTTCTGATAACTGAAGCTGTGTTGTTGAATGAAGGTATCTGACTGCAGCCCTCACCATGTTTACAGTCATGTGTAATTGTGCACTGCAGTGTTGTATGTAATAtgtctttcattgtgttttctgttttgtaggTAATCGAAGCCCACTTAATCACCTGAAATCAACATTGCTTCGACTCTACGCTTGCAGTAGTTAATAAATGAGAGGAGTTTCGTGTACTGATAAATTACCACATGATAATCACTTAGCTGCTTGCTATCATCTTACAAGTCTGTTTCATCGTCAGTTAATACATTAACATCAGAGCCTTTTAACTTTGACTTCAGTTTTCAAGTATGATTAATTTCAAAGCTTCTgatgttttctgaaataaatgtcattaatCAAAGTGTATCCCTTGTTAATTTTAGAAAcaattgttttaatttgggaaaaaaaaaggtctgtaaAAATCAATTATGATAAGAGACCAATTTTAAATGACCAACCTTAAGAGTAGAAAGAAACACGACTTTCCACTCCTCAGATTTGAAATGTCAAATGTTTGGCtgaggttttaaaaaatacaactgtTATTAAAGGTACTAACACATTGAGACACAATTGGAATAAACACTTGAGACAATTAAAAAGTGCAAGTCCCAATGTATTTAAACAACccaaataaaactgttaaaagaCAGTTGTCGCGGGTTTCTTTGTTGTATTATTTCTGTAATGATGTTGTATGagagaaaaaatacagcatacaCCATTAATTTGCATGTCTTAATTCTCAGGGAGATTACAACATTAAAAGATATTCAAAGTAtaacaacagacaggaaataaaggacTGAAGAACGTGCAATACAAAGGCAGCAACGCAATGTTTCCCAAATAGGCACAAgttgtctggattccagtttcAGTACACATATTACACTTACAACTCTGATATGTTTCAGCATCATGGCTTATTCTGTCTAACACAGCAAATTTTACACAGAGATATATATGGTATCTATAGGCCATGTAAACATCTTAGTGCAGGTTTGGAGTTATTATTTAAGAATGTGTGTTTATACTGTGCTatataattactgcatgggttaAGTCTTTCCATGTTTGTGGGTTTAAGTCATAAACTGTGAAAGGCATAACAATACCCAATTCTTCAtcttgaaaaatgaaacagtaaGTTTTTGCAGAcaccacattttaaataacatgtTATTTTCTTGGATGGATTTTGACAAACCCTAAAGAAAAATGTAACAGCTTCAGATCCCCATAACTGATCTAAGTGCAAAAGATAAGCTAGTTTCCAGCATATGAAACAGGCCACCAGATCTCATCAGACAATGGCTATTGCACCCATGGTATAAAGTGATAATATCATTTCCAGATCACAGTAGGCactgataatgtatattttacataaaatactTATTACCTCCCTATTTTGCTAAAAGTCCTAAGAGACAATCACAACTTTATCTTTAAATAACACATTCGCTTTGGCATTTTCATCTGATTGCCTTCACTGTTCCCAAGGCTTTGCAAATTTGAATCTGAATTACTTTATGTAGAATACTTACTTAGAATACTTTTTGGAGTGATTCGTGAAAATTATGAGTCTCTGAAAAGTCTAATAATTGCTGCAGAGATTAGGTCAACAGTCTTAAAGTAAATGCAGGAGTCCTATACCTTCACAGACGCATCTCTTCACACCATAGACTGTGATTTAACACCTGCAAACAAGGTGAAAACTAACAAGTACCGTGTTGGGTTGTGTCAGGGTTTTCAGCACCTTGAAGATAGGAAGTGTGGTATTTTCTAACCCCTGAgcaaaaaactgaattaattaaagCTGCTATAACTGCCTTCTGACCACTAAAGGGTAGAGGATGCCAAATCAGATAACAAAACACGTTTCTAAAACTCTTCAACTACACAGAAGAATTAGTTCAACACAAAACTAAGCTTtcaattttgaaaaaaaaaaaaaaagtgcatatcTGTAAACGGCACATGCAATGTCAGACAGAACAGGTTTTGGTTCAGATTATCAATTACAGCAGCTATTAGGATTGAGGATAGTCTCCATGTTTCTATAAATCATTACACgtatagaaaagaaatgagatGAATGAGATTTTCTGTgttgaaaaaaatgtctaagGCTTTCCACATGCATGTTAATAGACTCAGTCGAATGCAAATTATGCTTCTTCCTCTCTACATACTAAAGTTGAATAGGTTCAGGTGAACATGGTTCAACTTATTTAGACAAATATGAAAAGAGGAGATGAATCACTAGCTTACCCAGTATCTTGTTTTCTACTTCAAACTGTTCCTATTAGTGCATCCATGtggaaagaaatgttttaacatCGTAAAATACATGTCTCTGAACCTGAATGTCTGTTCCCATAGGCAGCTCTCCCGGCATCCTCTTCTTGCAGATGTCGGTCTCcatcattttcttcctctcttctcattTGCGTCCTCCTCTCAGGTTGTTTATGTAGTCTTTGACGGTGTTTTCAATGTTGGGAACAGCATAATTCTGTGCTGCATACATTCCTGTACACGTTCCTACGGCAACACCCAGCAAAGCTGAAGAGCGTAGCCTAGCAACAACGTACCCAGCCAGAAAACCCTTCAAGAACGGAGAAGCCAGCAGACTGCCTCCctagagaggagaggagagataaGACTTGGTACTAGGTAGTCTTTCCGTTGGGTTTACATCTGCACATTGAAAATTTTAATCAGTGAACAAAGACAAGGCAAGATAGCATGAGCATGTATAAATTATTGTACAGTAAATCAGTGTGAGGCTTACGGGAGGAACCCCAGCCTGTATCTCATCCTCCACCCGTCTCTGAATGTCCTCCAGCTGATCTTTCAGCTCCACCAGGTCCTTGAGCTGTCCCAGAGGATTctgtacacacatgcatagaCAGAGAAACGGATTAGTGGAGGCTGCAGGATTTCCTAAAACACGAGCAAGTGTAAATAACAAagtatttacattgtttttacatttgctgGTACCTGTGGTAAAGCTGGCTACACACTATTGACGTTTTACCAGCTTTTCATCATGCTCGCAGTTAGTAAGTAAGGAACTCTGTGGCATAAGCCTGATTTCCTAAAAAGGCCGGTAGTCCAAGGGTTATTCAGCAGTTTATTTCGTGAttactgttgctgctgttgatgaTTCACACATGataaaaaacattataaaacaaCAAGCAAGAAGGCAAAGTGCGAggtgaatgaacaaatgaattaaacaaCTCGGTCGGTCTTTTTGTGAAAGTACAACATTAAACAACTGAAGACAGTTCGATTTAGTCGCGCATTTAACGTTATATGTGAATAACGTGCAAAGTGTTCCAGTTACCATCcaggtaaacaaacaaatagacaaacctttttttttaaagttcctACGAGGCTGGCTAGTAATTTACGTCCATAAGCGCTGGGTTAGCAGAAAACAATCACTGGATTTCGGCCTTGAGGCAGTAATTGTGAATTACTTAGGAAAAGGCCACGACCAGATCTACAGTTAATTACATTCATGTAGTTATGAAAGTTAGCCAATTAGCTAATTAGCCCAGGTTAactaaaaataagataaaaaacgCTAGGATTTTAAGACCAACATTTTATACATCACAAGCTAACGTTTATATCTAACGCTAACGTTAACTGACGGTTAAGTTAATATTACAGTCTTACATAAACGTAAAGTTATCTTAGAAGGTTGAGCACCGACCTTGTCATTAGCCATAGCTACACTGTGTTGttgacttcttcttctgatgTGGCGGTGGTAAAAAGAGCGCttactgccacctagtggtcaCTCACTATAACCACAGTCTGATAGCTAAATCAAGTTTgcatcaaagaaaagaaaaaatgtatatataacgCGTGGGAGTTAAACATTGGACAAAATTAACTGAAGTATAACAACCTCATTACTATAACAGTGtgtataaaaacactttttcctaCAGCCGCCTGAATCTGATCACGTCCTTTATGCTGAGACATGCTccacattaaaatatttctgtctttcacaAAATTATTTGCAAATCTCTCCCTTGTTCTCATTCCTACATAgctgagaggaagatgaaaagaatCTGTGTAATTAATTTTCCTCTGAGCGGGCTTGTAGAGCACAGATGATGAGAGTctgagggagaggaagaaagtgTGAGTAAGTAAttagagaggcagagagacagaggatcACAGAAGCAATGAAGGAATGAGATGCTCATTAATCCAGGCGGTTAAAGTTAGCGCTGATTTCTTACCAGTGTTGTATCGCACAGCTTAGAGAAACAATAGATTGTGAGGAACATAACAAACACAATTTAGGTGACTGAGTTGCAGTAAGAACTTTGTGTTAATTCCTTTTCCACAAGTGCTGAGAGCCTGGATGATTGGTCGCAAATGGGATTTTCTGTGAAAGGGAGGGCGAATGGCAGAGCCCGGAGTCACAGAAGGCGAGAAGGAGActgagaaagatggagagaggaaatACTAAAGACTAAACAGAGTTACTGTCATCTGATAGAGGGAGATGAAGCGGCAGAAAGTGCATGAGGGAACAATCTGTAAAGGTCTCCGCTTTCACCTCAAAAGATTCGTCTTGCCACAATATGAATGATGACTTTCCAGGCTGTACTTGGTGAATTCTTCTGTCCCTCACAGAATTTAATCCTCGCACTTGGCAGAACAGAAAGTCCATTAACCTTTTATTATGCAGGGTTACGTGATATGGACCAAAGTATTTAACGGGCAGCAGGAATAAAGCACTCTGCATACttttaaatgagatgaaaaaGTGGTCACACTCGGCTCTGGACTGCAGCTGTTTAAAAGCTGGACGGAGGGATGGAGGTAAGGTGTCTATGATCTTCAGCGCTGTTGATAGCTGTATTGATTTTGGCTGAGGCATATTGGCTGACTAATCTTTGGACGCCTCTTTAAAGGAAAGGTCATGGGAGCTTATAGTAGCAGCATTACATTGATGTGCTTTGGAGAAATCTGTACTCGCGTGCCATCAACGTCAGACGGTGGATTTATGCTGAAACTGTCAGCTCTTAAACTGAGAAGTGGTTTAACAATCTGTCATAATGTCATGTAATGTCAATGTAGAAAGCTTGACAAAGTGGGAAATAATCATACAACTGTTCATATTCAGTGAATACCAAAGACCTGACTAAAAGCTTCATCAATTATTCAACAAGCCgttgaagatttttttcttttacatgatAAAAGAGGGCTGTGTTAACGCCCCAAAGAGCAGTTGATAGGACTGTTGATGCAGATACTGGTACTCAAATTGGAAGTGGAAAAGAAAGCCTTGTGCACATCAATTTCAGCACataaaagcatttgttttgcagaaaGCTTTAaggaaaaaatcaaaatgtcacTCTTTTGCCAATGCACTGTgcatttttatgtctttcacTGTGTCTTTCACTTATTATTTACTCATCGGTACAATATGAGTCCCAGGGATTCATCAGCTTTTCTAATTACCACATCATCAAATGTGTGTCACTAAGAGCGTCTGAACAGTGTAACCTCAACACCTTTCGTGTCAGCCTATCCCCCGTGTAGCTTTTGCGGTAGAAATGACCTTTTAAAAGTTCCCTTGAGACAATATTTGTTTGGAAATACACGTATTTGATTCTTAGAAGAAAGGAAGTGTACAGTAGAGAATACAGGTTAATGACTGGGCCTATGTATGAATTACCCTCCACTGCCTCCTGTGTCAAAAGCTCTGAGTTATAGTTTCATAACCCATGCGCTGCCTCGGGAGCATTGCCTTTTAAACAACGTTCTGCCGGCTCTGTTCTGCTACGGTTGGCTCCACTGCACTGTGTTAGatgttgtgtaatgttgtgtatttacagaTAAAATCACACGTGCTGGTCAGTTAAAAACAACGATGTACATGACACGTCGAGAGCGAAAGTTTTGAGTTTAACAGCAGCGTTTTTCAATCTCATTCATCTCCTCTGATCCGGCTGAGTGAAATGAAAGTGGCGTTTCATCAGTGCCTCACAGCGCGCCAGATGATGTGATTCATTTCTCGCTGGCTTAAACCTAAAAGCCTTCAAGGAAGGcgcagtgtgtttgtgagccGAGCTGGCCTCTGTTCAGATAACTTCCCCCGTTAACCTCAGCGATCAGTATTCAGCACGCGTCTCCGCTGATGCCCAGTGGTACAGTACTCGCAACCAGCAGAGAGAGGCGAGCGTGTAGGGGGATCTGGATAGTTTGAGGTGCAAATTTTGGGATGACTCAGCATTGTTGAGATTCTTTGTCTTCTGTTGAAAAGACAAACGTGCGATCAGACATATATCTGAGATAAGAAAGGGGAAGGTTaaaatgtattgtatgtattgtatcATTTATACGTGTGGATCAGGCTCTTTAGGAGTTATCCTTC
Coding sequences within it:
- the cd74b gene encoding CD74 molecule, major histocompatibility complex, class II invariant chain b; this translates as MSDSETPNQPLLNHQTAVNVEAQPQGGQSSSRAYKVAGLVLLASVLIVGQVLTAYFVFSQGNDIKALEKQNVELQSDMTKGRSVAVHVPMNVLPGLMDNTMDVMSSTGEPESDTPLTACQQEAAGKKPLQVPGFRPDCDSNGLYRPQQCFEQYCWCVNPVTGDQILGSQRQGPVSCVRAAMPGRMNMLTLDTSDN
- the LOC125018959 gene encoding SLC35A4 upstream open reading frame protein-like; translation: MANDKNPLGQLKDLVELKDQLEDIQRRVEDEIQAGVPPGGSLLASPFLKGFLAGYVVARLRSSALLGVAVGTCTGMYAAQNYAVPNIENTVKDYINNLRGGRK